The Humulus lupulus chromosome 3, drHumLupu1.1, whole genome shotgun sequence genome window below encodes:
- the LOC133824949 gene encoding uncharacterized protein LOC133824949, with translation MPSDDAFDLYSLPKATAPASRKKESRRHPGESSSNPSKKRARIEDPPAPVPSKETTPPPAPVDQTLPPALVDQTPPPVPVDSTPPDKSGNTQGEAIMNIAFNSANDKLKKLSRHRRSREAINNTGSMTVDQIFSCGLNEVLSGVLTLSTGWRRSEVMAVEYDKESKAVEERLGEQLKVAEAKHVEQLKAAEEKNAEQLRAAEEKITNWASKLQDELAIDRKETAELEERVKLLEETNASDLERFKGATFNYFYMFWKNNLKANFDYLPECMKQAELAKCIARLEEEAKVQASPEISLATGIDSIDEDAGTSIDQQPQQDPPAAP, from the exons ATGCCTTCCGACGACGCATTTGACCTGTATAGCCTACCCAAAGCCACTGCTCCTGCGAGCAGGAAGAAGGAAAGCAGGCGGCATCCTGGGGAAAGTAGTAGCAATCCCTCAAAGAAAAGGGCCAGGATTGAGGATCCTCCTGCACCCGTTCCTTCCAAAGAAActactcctccaccagctcctgtcGACCAGACTCTTCCACCAGCTCTCGTCGACCAGACTCCTCCACCAGTTCCCGTCGACTCGACTCCTCCTGATAAGTCAGGAAATACTCAAGGAGAGGCTATCATGAACATAGCCTTCAACTCAGCCAACGACAAGCTAAAGAAGCTATCAAGGCATCGGCGTAGCCGAGAAGCCATCAACAACACTGGCTCCATGACAGTCGACCAAATTTTCAGCTGCGGGCTGAACGAAGTACTCAGT ggagttctaACCCTGAGTACTGGCTGGCGCCGCTCAGAGGTAATGGCTGTCGAATATGATAAAGAGTCTAAGGCTGTTGAAGAGAGACTTGGCGAGCAGCTTAAAGTGGCCGAGGCCAAACACGTCGAGCAGCTCAAGGCAGCTGAGGAGAAAAATGCCGAACAGCTAAGAGCTGCTGAGGAGAAAATTACCAACTGG gcctccaaacttcaagatgaACTGGCGATCGACAGGAAAGAAACTGCTGAACTAGAGGAGCGAGTTAAATTGCTTGAAGAAACCAACGCTAGTGATCTGGAGCGGTTCAAGGGAGCAACCTTCAACTACTTTTATATGTTTTGGAAAAACAACCTCAAGGCAAACTTTGATTATTTACCAGAGTGTATGAAGCAGGCTGAGTTGGCAAAATGCATTGCTCGCCTTGAAGAGGAGGCAAAAGTTCAGGCATCCCCCGAGATCTCTTTGGCGACGGGTATTGACAGCATCGACGAGGATGCTGGGACCTCCATCGACCAGCAGCCCCAACAAGATCCTCCAGCTGCTCCATAa